In the genome of Flexistipes sinusarabici DSM 4947, one region contains:
- a CDS encoding transposase produces the protein MISETVENVKGKIRKIVHDLNEHISKPQQKYLLEMIPGCFSTGSLNLTSISGYLSEKTKVKHTLKRLQRNTENYSSLLKISNLYNIHSSYEETIKDERVLISVDEGDLVHDYGKSFELISKVRDGSSKKKRINNGYFLNHAVCYSLSSKRVLPLYLDIHSSISPDFKSANNETIKLLDTIEKKFKDKGIFVMDRGYDAGVILEYLYKKGLSFIIRSVGNRHVTHRGKNVPVSKLCKSVINKRYKKNSFSYGYAKCYYKGRPMTVISAKGAEKDNYVYLLCEGHIRKSKEAFFRVKSYFKRWKVEESFRFMKQQLGIERCLVRKFDSIKTMLGIASFCWNLLSRIESDRLLAVELERMSRREKYNTKNRTVCTFMHYRISDGIRNMLLSYNKRLFRFRDKKYKSDIVYYMKIPYYLEKHREREIIDGIPVVRRKKSLLVA, from the coding sequence ATGATAAGTGAAACCGTGGAAAATGTGAAGGGAAAAATTAGAAAAATTGTGCACGATCTCAACGAACATATTTCAAAGCCTCAGCAAAAATATTTACTGGAAATGATTCCGGGATGTTTTTCAACAGGCAGCTTAAATCTTACATCCATATCGGGCTATCTGAGTGAAAAGACCAAAGTAAAACATACGCTAAAAAGGCTGCAAAGGAATACAGAGAACTATTCGTCCCTGCTTAAAATTTCAAATTTATATAATATTCACAGCAGTTATGAAGAAACGATAAAAGATGAGAGAGTACTAATATCAGTGGATGAGGGAGATCTGGTTCATGATTATGGCAAGTCATTTGAACTCATATCGAAGGTTCGTGACGGCAGCAGCAAAAAGAAACGGATAAATAATGGTTATTTTCTGAATCATGCAGTTTGTTACAGTCTTTCCAGCAAAAGAGTGTTACCGCTTTATCTTGATATTCACAGTAGCATTTCCCCTGATTTCAAGAGTGCCAACAATGAGACAATAAAATTATTGGATACAATAGAGAAAAAATTCAAAGATAAGGGTATTTTTGTAATGGACAGGGGCTATGATGCTGGAGTTATACTGGAATATCTTTATAAAAAGGGTCTGAGTTTTATAATAAGAAGCGTTGGTAACCGTCATGTAACTCACAGAGGCAAGAACGTACCGGTTTCCAAGTTGTGCAAATCTGTCATAAACAAACGTTACAAAAAGAATAGTTTTTCTTATGGTTATGCGAAATGTTATTATAAGGGGCGTCCTATGACGGTAATAAGTGCTAAGGGGGCAGAAAAGGATAATTATGTCTATCTTCTTTGCGAGGGTCATATAAGAAAGAGCAAGGAAGCCTTTTTCCGGGTGAAGAGTTATTTCAAAAGATGGAAGGTAGAAGAGAGTTTCAGATTTATGAAGCAGCAGTTGGGCATAGAGAGATGTCTTGTGAGGAAATTTGATTCTATAAAGACAATGCTTGGTATAGCTTCTTTTTGCTGGAATTTATTATCCCGGATAGAATCAGACAGATTGTTAGCGGTGGAACTTGAGAGAATGTCGAGACGTGAGAAATATAACACAAAAAATAGGACAGTGTGCACATTTATGCATTACAGGATATCAGACGGTATCAGGAATATGTTATTGTCTTATAATAAGAGGCTTTTTAGATTTAGAGATAAAAAATATAAATCAGATATAGTGTATTATATGAAGATACCGTATTATTTAGAAAAACATAGGGAAAGAGAAATTATAGATGGTATTCCTGTTGTCAGAAGGAAAAAAAGTTTACTCGTGGCATAA
- a CDS encoding transporter substrate-binding domain-containing protein produces MKKVVLSITLVFLMAFSVFANDNELWEKSTLNQVMKRGVLRVGMEAGYMPFEIKNKQGEIIGFDVDIAKLMAKEMGVKLELVNTAWDGIIPALLTKKFDIIMSGMTITPQRNLQINFADPVVVVGQTILIRKELAGEVDSYRDLNDPKYTIATKLGVTADFATKKYMPKAKLKLFETEPEAAMEVINGKADAFVYDLPYCAIFYAQHKKQLAFLDEPFTYEPLAWAVRKGDPDFINWLNNFLAQIKGDGRYDMIYKKWFESDAWLEQVQ; encoded by the coding sequence ATGAAAAAAGTAGTACTAAGCATTACTCTGGTTTTTTTGATGGCATTTTCCGTATTTGCCAATGACAACGAGTTGTGGGAGAAATCCACCCTTAATCAGGTTATGAAGCGCGGTGTTCTCCGTGTGGGAATGGAAGCGGGTTACATGCCTTTTGAAATCAAGAACAAACAGGGTGAGATAATCGGATTTGATGTTGATATTGCAAAGCTTATGGCAAAAGAGATGGGTGTAAAACTTGAGCTTGTAAACACAGCATGGGACGGAATTATTCCGGCACTTCTCACCAAAAAATTCGATATCATTATGTCTGGTATGACTATTACGCCCCAGAGAAATCTGCAGATCAACTTTGCCGATCCTGTTGTTGTTGTCGGTCAGACTATTCTCATTAGAAAAGAGTTGGCTGGTGAGGTGGACAGTTACAGAGATCTGAACGATCCCAAATATACAATAGCTACAAAACTCGGTGTTACAGCAGACTTTGCCACAAAAAAGTATATGCCGAAAGCTAAGCTGAAACTTTTTGAAACAGAGCCTGAAGCTGCAATGGAAGTGATTAACGGTAAAGCCGATGCATTTGTTTACGATCTTCCATATTGCGCAATTTTCTATGCTCAGCATAAAAAGCAGCTTGCTTTCCTTGATGAGCCTTTTACTTATGAGCCGCTTGCATGGGCTGTAAGAAAGGGAGATCCGGATTTTATTAACTGGCTCAATAACTTCCTTGCCCAGATCAAAGGTGACGGAAGATATGACATGATTTATAAGAAATGGTTTGAAAGCGACGCCTGGTTAGAGCAGGTTCAGTAG
- a CDS encoding amino acid ABC transporter permease has product MQDKKYNLFWNFIFVLIIVSICFGVYYASKRVDYIWRWERLWQYFVYEDVTNIRTPVAGNVEITDNKIKVIPMQSGEPYIVKKFETKKVSDGDLVFEGDILASNSRTRAGPLLTGLYMTIKISIVAIFFAIIIGVLTGIARISSNPAIKKLAVTYIELIRGTPLLVQIFIFYFFIGTVLQLNRFTAGTAALAVFTGAYIAEIVRAGIQSIPKGQMEASRSLGMNYFQAMRHIIMPQALKRTLPPMAGQFISLIKDSSLVSVISITDLTKSGREIVTSTFSPFEVWFSVALLYLVLTSSLSFFVQILERRLSESD; this is encoded by the coding sequence ATGCAGGATAAAAAATACAATCTGTTCTGGAATTTTATTTTTGTACTGATTATCGTTTCCATCTGTTTCGGAGTATATTATGCATCCAAAAGGGTGGATTACATCTGGCGTTGGGAACGATTATGGCAGTATTTTGTTTACGAGGATGTCACCAATATAAGAACTCCGGTGGCGGGTAATGTTGAAATAACTGATAACAAAATAAAAGTAATCCCCATGCAGTCAGGAGAACCGTACATCGTAAAAAAGTTTGAGACGAAGAAGGTTAGTGACGGTGACCTGGTTTTCGAAGGGGATATATTAGCTTCAAATTCAAGAACAAGGGCCGGTCCGCTGTTGACCGGCCTTTATATGACTATCAAAATTTCCATTGTGGCGATATTTTTTGCCATAATTATCGGTGTACTTACAGGTATTGCAAGGATATCCAGCAATCCTGCTATTAAAAAGCTGGCAGTCACCTATATTGAACTGATAAGGGGTACCCCGCTCCTTGTTCAGATTTTCATTTTTTATTTTTTCATAGGAACGGTGTTGCAGCTAAATCGCTTTACAGCGGGAACGGCAGCACTTGCTGTTTTTACAGGAGCTTACATTGCTGAGATTGTAAGAGCCGGCATTCAGTCCATACCCAAAGGGCAGATGGAGGCTTCAAGAAGTCTCGGAATGAATTATTTCCAGGCAATGAGACACATAATTATGCCGCAGGCGTTAAAAAGAACACTGCCTCCGATGGCGGGACAGTTTATTTCGCTAATAAAGGACTCTTCACTGGTTTCGGTAATTTCAATAACGGATCTTACCAAATCAGGAAGAGAGATTGTCACATCAACCTTTTCACCTTTTGAGGTATGGTTTAGTGTTGCTCTTTTATACCTGGTATTAACGTCATCGCTGTCGTTTTTTGTTCAAATTTTGGAAAGGAGATTATCAGAGAGTGATTGA
- a CDS encoding amino acid ABC transporter ATP-binding protein, with protein sequence MIDSKKIIIAKDVVKTFPNGVKALKKVSMDVSYGEVVVVIGPSGSGKSTLLRTLNFLEPINEGEIIIDGISLTDPKTNINKVREEVGMVFQQFNLFPHMNALENITIAPTTVRKVSKSEAEKTAIQLLEKVGLADRATSFPSQLSGGQQQRVAIARALAMKPKIMLFDEPTSALDPEMIGEVLEVMKTLAKEGMTMVVVTHEMGFAREVADRVIFMDEGEIIETNTPIELFKNPDNERLQKFLSQIL encoded by the coding sequence GTGATTGATAGCAAAAAGATTATTATAGCCAAAGATGTTGTAAAAACATTTCCCAATGGTGTCAAAGCACTAAAAAAAGTTTCAATGGATGTAAGCTATGGAGAGGTTGTTGTCGTTATCGGCCCCAGCGGCTCAGGTAAATCAACGCTCCTTCGGACGCTGAATTTTCTGGAGCCTATTAATGAAGGAGAAATTATTATCGACGGTATTTCCCTGACAGATCCGAAAACCAATATCAATAAGGTCAGGGAAGAGGTGGGGATGGTTTTCCAGCAGTTTAATCTGTTCCCGCATATGAATGCATTGGAAAATATTACAATAGCTCCCACAACGGTAAGAAAAGTCTCAAAATCCGAAGCTGAAAAAACAGCAATTCAACTGCTTGAAAAAGTTGGGCTTGCAGACAGGGCAACGAGTTTTCCGTCCCAACTTTCAGGTGGACAGCAACAGAGGGTGGCCATAGCACGGGCATTGGCAATGAAGCCTAAGATTATGCTTTTTGATGAGCCTACAAGTGCTTTGGATCCTGAAATGATTGGTGAGGTACTTGAGGTAATGAAAACACTTGCCAAAGAAGGTATGACTATGGTAGTTGTAACTCATGAAATGGGTTTTGCAAGAGAGGTTGCCGACAGAGTAATTTTTATGGATGAGGGTGAGATAATAGAGACTAATACACCTATAGAACTTTTTAAAAACCCGGATAATGAGCGGCTTCAAAAATTCTTAAGCCAGATACTTTGA
- a CDS encoding 2Fe-2S iron-sulfur cluster-binding protein — protein MLFNKKYNVTIKNRNITLEAKSGTNLYKLLKENDIPISSLCNGNGQCGKCKVRISSPIGGEINKPTKKDRLILALMNLENGYRLACEYIIKSDIVVDTEEWNISSGKDPDILGVKKKNKDGAEEEQKPAEKAEVKDEEPGPVEDFESVEYSESPSQSEYKAGYETEVKEGEEDGVSVEEDEDQAYGVRDGLLLIQYPGGVKYYVYAAGINNIASEGLVKINEPLTDIIDNNVLSDFIHDNIDIPDLDRVIIILDKEHFSGEIFFKLINYHSFEIGTLKCEVLQPYSDPKNLLTFLRLLNSVNGQNLQVALDNLRFSYFLKDGIFYFLNSEYVSDTIDIDRLLTTGKNPIIDIADDLTHVTMKDDLKEPDSIALPALLKTIKILMRIGAVNNNFVLKDRNELVDELKLEHLVKFSKRNEGNMFYIYRKKDVEIFLSQQMLDQLRELKIYLMTLTDFVQKELGNIENIIIQNLTHYDYLVNNLFDLSILPKYYSKKTKFYSGDPTILASKFFTEQDVKTFIESRINDMREIELYKNEEFNKRFDKIERKLTS, from the coding sequence ATGTTATTCAATAAAAAATATAATGTAACAATAAAAAACAGAAATATTACACTGGAAGCAAAGTCCGGTACCAATCTTTATAAGCTTTTGAAAGAAAATGACATTCCCATATCTTCCCTTTGTAACGGAAACGGTCAGTGCGGCAAATGCAAGGTGAGAATATCATCTCCGATCGGCGGAGAAATCAATAAACCCACCAAAAAGGACCGCCTGATTTTAGCGCTGATGAATCTGGAAAACGGCTACAGACTTGCCTGTGAATATATCATTAAATCGGATATAGTTGTGGACACCGAAGAATGGAATATTTCTTCCGGTAAAGATCCGGATATACTTGGAGTAAAAAAGAAAAATAAAGATGGGGCTGAAGAGGAACAAAAACCTGCTGAGAAAGCCGAAGTGAAAGATGAAGAGCCCGGCCCGGTGGAAGATTTTGAAAGCGTGGAATATTCCGAATCCCCAAGCCAATCTGAGTATAAGGCAGGTTATGAGACTGAGGTTAAAGAAGGTGAAGAAGATGGAGTTTCGGTTGAAGAGGATGAAGATCAGGCTTATGGTGTCAGGGATGGGTTGCTGCTTATCCAATATCCCGGCGGTGTGAAATATTATGTGTATGCAGCAGGGATAAACAATATCGCATCCGAAGGTCTGGTCAAAATCAACGAACCGCTTACAGATATTATTGATAACAACGTATTATCTGATTTTATCCACGATAATATAGATATTCCCGATTTGGACAGAGTGATTATAATTCTGGACAAAGAACATTTTAGCGGAGAGATATTTTTTAAACTTATCAACTATCATTCTTTTGAAATCGGCACACTGAAGTGTGAGGTATTGCAGCCTTACAGCGATCCTAAAAATCTGCTGACATTTTTAAGGCTTCTTAATTCTGTTAATGGGCAGAATCTTCAGGTTGCGCTGGATAATCTGAGGTTTTCTTATTTTTTGAAAGACGGCATTTTTTACTTTTTAAATTCTGAGTACGTTTCCGATACTATAGATATAGACAGACTGCTCACCACAGGCAAAAATCCCATTATTGATATTGCAGACGATTTGACTCATGTGACAATGAAGGACGATTTAAAAGAACCGGACTCCATCGCTCTGCCCGCATTGCTGAAAACAATCAAAATTCTCATGAGAATAGGTGCAGTCAATAACAATTTTGTTCTAAAAGACAGGAATGAATTGGTGGATGAGCTAAAGCTGGAGCATTTGGTCAAATTTTCAAAGAGAAATGAAGGTAATATGTTTTATATCTACAGGAAGAAGGATGTTGAAATATTTCTGAGTCAGCAGATGCTTGACCAGCTGAGGGAGCTGAAAATTTATCTGATGACACTGACTGATTTTGTTCAAAAAGAACTGGGCAATATCGAAAACATAATAATACAGAATCTTACCCACTATGATTATTTGGTGAACAATCTTTTCGATTTATCAATACTGCCCAAATATTATTCAAAGAAGACAAAATTTTATTCAGGGGATCCCACTATTCTGGCTTCCAAGTTTTTTACAGAGCAGGATGTTAAAACGTTTATTGAATCAAGAATAAACGATATGAGAGAAATCGAGCTTTATAAAAATGAAGAGTTTAACAAAAGGTTTGATAAAATAGAGCGCAAGCTTACTTCTTAA
- a CDS encoding response regulator, whose amino-acid sequence MSDKNDFSVLVVDDEEHTRLGYAEVLRIDGYDVDVAQNGAEGLKKAERKEYHVIVTDLRMPEMDGMTFIEKLRNFDPEARVIVITAFGTFKTYKKTKEMGVVSFLNKPVRARDLKEAVAEILKK is encoded by the coding sequence ATGAGCGATAAAAACGATTTTAGTGTTTTGGTAGTAGATGATGAGGAGCACACCAGGCTCGGTTATGCGGAAGTTCTGCGAATTGACGGCTACGATGTGGACGTTGCCCAAAACGGCGCTGAAGGTCTCAAAAAGGCTGAAAGGAAAGAATACCACGTAATTGTCACAGATCTGCGTATGCCTGAAATGGATGGCATGACTTTTATAGAAAAACTCAGAAATTTCGACCCGGAAGCAAGGGTTATTGTGATCACGGCATTCGGAACATTCAAAACATACAAAAAGACCAAAGAGATGGGCGTGGTTTCATTTCTTAACAAACCAGTGAGAGCCAGGGATTTGAAGGAAGCCGTGGCAGAGATACTTAAGAAGTAA
- the hfq gene encoding RNA chaperone Hfq: protein MSLYAQVEFVYLQNARTRDVPLLFILSNKERFRGKIVGFDQYNIIIDDCDIKTNIYKQDLATIAAARNVIDIEYISKIYYQMHQGKHPKHMRPPMQDIFLNEVRKSKSPITAFLRNGVKVKGLLVGFDDYTVLTTYEDRQQLIYKTAISTIYPLYQSGEIIKYDGER from the coding sequence ATGTCTTTATACGCTCAGGTTGAGTTTGTTTATTTGCAAAATGCGCGCACTCGTGATGTGCCTTTGCTTTTTATTTTATCTAATAAAGAGAGATTCAGAGGCAAAATCGTCGGTTTTGATCAGTACAATATAATTATAGACGACTGCGATATCAAAACAAATATTTACAAACAGGATTTGGCTACAATAGCCGCTGCAAGAAATGTTATAGATATAGAATACATCAGCAAAATCTACTATCAGATGCACCAGGGCAAGCACCCTAAACACATGCGCCCGCCTATGCAGGATATTTTTCTCAACGAGGTGAGGAAATCCAAGTCTCCGATAACGGCTTTCCTGAGAAACGGTGTAAAGGTTAAAGGTCTGCTTGTGGGCTTTGATGATTATACAGTGCTTACGACCTATGAAGACAGGCAGCAGCTGATTTATAAGACCGCTATCTCAACTATTTACCCTCTCTATCAAAGCGGTGAAATAATAAAATATGACGGTGAGAGGTAA
- a CDS encoding transposase — protein MIGEIRKNVKRKIVSVASSISEDNVSVKKPLHKHILEIVTGVLASKSCNLTEIARSLKEDIAIKDTLKRIRRNVHDHPEILELSNYYNMNKWKDKVREETIIALDAGDICHHFGNNFENHCRLRDGSKGSTGNGYYLNQISCYNPSERITFPMYLDMYSSEEQSFKSMNTESMKAVENFVSAAGPKGLWVLDRGYDGGIMLNYFLNKDLDFVTRLTKKRHLVLGGKPVSIPDLVKKINRRYKIGKSFRFGYKKCYINLEGKLYPVTVMVNKGEENKEPHILLTNGHIKKSREIKRRVTGYYHRWGVEECYRFEKQGFGIEKSLTPNFNAIKSLLGASMLAWSVLLMVQEDEILKEQVIANSKREKSKKKDRPKFIYYSLLDGISRAFIMAKEIFRFRKPKPPNLAPTIDELLNKRSLGMIL, from the coding sequence ATGATAGGTGAAATTAGGAAAAATGTGAAGAGAAAAATTGTGAGTGTAGCATCATCAATTTCAGAGGATAATGTAAGTGTAAAAAAGCCCCTTCATAAACATATTTTGGAAATAGTAACCGGAGTATTAGCCTCAAAGAGCTGCAACTTAACAGAAATAGCAAGAAGCCTGAAGGAAGATATAGCCATAAAAGACACTTTAAAAAGGATACGCCGTAATGTCCATGATCACCCAGAGATTCTTGAATTGTCGAATTATTACAATATGAACAAGTGGAAAGACAAAGTAAGGGAAGAAACAATAATAGCATTGGATGCGGGAGACATTTGTCATCATTTTGGCAATAACTTTGAAAATCATTGTCGTTTAAGAGATGGGAGCAAAGGCAGTACCGGCAACGGTTATTATCTAAATCAAATAAGTTGTTACAATCCTTCTGAGAGAATAACATTTCCAATGTATCTTGATATGTACAGCAGCGAAGAACAGAGCTTTAAGAGTATGAACACGGAAAGTATGAAAGCGGTAGAGAATTTTGTATCAGCAGCTGGACCCAAAGGTTTGTGGGTATTAGACCGAGGTTATGACGGCGGTATTATGCTGAATTATTTTTTAAACAAGGATCTTGATTTTGTAACCAGATTAACAAAAAAGCGCCACCTTGTTTTAGGAGGTAAACCGGTAAGTATTCCTGATTTAGTGAAGAAAATAAACAGACGTTACAAAATTGGGAAATCTTTTAGGTTTGGCTATAAGAAGTGTTATATAAATCTTGAAGGTAAGCTTTACCCTGTGACTGTAATGGTTAATAAGGGGGAGGAGAATAAAGAGCCTCATATTTTACTTACAAATGGTCACATAAAGAAATCCAGAGAGATTAAGAGACGCGTGACAGGATATTACCACCGCTGGGGCGTGGAAGAATGTTACAGATTTGAGAAGCAGGGCTTTGGAATAGAGAAGAGTTTAACCCCTAACTTTAATGCGATAAAATCACTGCTTGGAGCATCCATGTTAGCCTGGAGCGTATTGCTGATGGTACAGGAGGATGAAATATTAAAAGAGCAGGTCATTGCAAATTCTAAGAGGGAGAAATCCAAAAAGAAAGATCGACCAAAATTTATATATTATAGCCTTTTAGATGGTATTAGCAGAGCATTTATTATGGCTAAGGAAATATTTAGATTTCGAAAACCCAAGCCGCCTAATTTAGCTCCTACAATTGATGAATTGTTAAATAAACGTTCACTTGGTATGATACTGTGA
- a CDS encoding nucleotidyltransferase family protein has protein sequence MPAAKNELTKEQILQYLREHKKELYEKYGVRKIGLFGSYARNENKKGSDIDIVVELECDNKFRSFFELKYYLEESLDMEVDLGIESAVKQEVRNQINRDIIYV, from the coding sequence ATGCCCGCTGCAAAAAATGAGCTGACAAAAGAGCAGATTCTTCAATACTTACGTGAGCATAAAAAAGAATTATATGAGAAATATGGTGTCCGGAAAATCGGACTTTTCGGCAGCTATGCAAGGAATGAAAACAAAAAAGGCAGTGATATAGACATAGTCGTAGAGTTAGAATGTGACAATAAATTCAGAAGTTTTTTTGAGCTAAAATATTATCTGGAAGAATCTTTAGATATGGAAGTAGATTTAGGTATAGAAAGTGCTGTAAAACAGGAAGTGAGAAACCAGATAAACCGGGATATAATCTATGTATAA
- a CDS encoding HepT-like ribonuclease domain-containing protein: protein MYNRDINLYINDILDSAEAIKDFVDNMDYEDFCNDRKTFSATIREYIVIGEAISSLMEILEKKFPEYPWRMIKDFRNFIVHEYFGIDKKIVWDLTSKELDELIKNIQILKKDYDI, encoded by the coding sequence ATGTATAATCGCGATATAAATCTTTATATAAATGATATCCTCGATTCTGCAGAAGCTATTAAAGATTTTGTCGATAATATGGACTATGAAGATTTTTGCAATGACAGAAAAACTTTCAGTGCTACAATAAGAGAGTATATTGTAATTGGAGAGGCTATATCTTCACTTATGGAGATATTGGAGAAAAAGTTCCCTGAGTATCCTTGGCGGATGATTAAAGATTTTAGAAATTTTATTGTACATGAGTATTTTGGCATTGATAAAAAAATTGTCTGGGATTTAACTTCAAAAGAACTTGATGAACTGATAAAAAACATTCAAATTCTGAAAAAAGATTACGACATTTAA
- a CDS encoding sigma-54-dependent transcriptional regulator translates to MSANVNTVNNIIGANLGLKSVLDKIHEYAHLDQPITLLAENGAGKEAIARAIHKASKRSSATFIRVNCASVPKSLQWEYLFGDKNAQSRENVGWFGKAHRGTLLLDEVGSLSKASQSSLLEVISNGTLTNKSDKPVSIDVRLLVSVSDNIQEMISKDLFLSELWERLSVFTIEIPPLRKRLGDIADLADYFAKRAAERLGFYPRSLSEFDVKILKSYRWPGNVRELASVMERAVILGEGKTLKIKEALGGGFEDISEIKPLDTVIKNHIEKVLRHCKGKVEGRNGAAHLLQINPNTLRGKMKKLNIDPNEFREENK, encoded by the coding sequence TTGAGCGCTAATGTTAATACTGTAAACAACATTATTGGTGCCAATTTAGGCTTGAAGAGTGTTTTGGATAAAATCCATGAATATGCACATCTTGATCAGCCTATTACGCTTCTGGCAGAGAACGGAGCCGGCAAGGAAGCTATAGCAAGGGCTATACATAAGGCTTCCAAGAGATCCTCAGCAACATTTATCAGGGTAAACTGTGCTTCCGTACCAAAAAGCCTGCAGTGGGAATATCTGTTTGGTGATAAAAATGCTCAAAGCAGAGAAAACGTGGGCTGGTTCGGTAAAGCACACAGAGGCACTCTTCTCCTTGATGAAGTAGGCTCCCTTTCAAAAGCTTCTCAGTCCAGTCTGCTTGAAGTCATATCAAACGGCACTCTTACAAATAAATCAGATAAGCCTGTAAGCATTGACGTGAGGCTTTTGGTTTCAGTCAGCGATAATATTCAGGAAATGATTAGCAAAGATCTTTTTCTGTCAGAATTATGGGAGCGTTTATCCGTTTTTACCATTGAAATCCCGCCTTTGAGAAAACGTCTGGGCGATATAGCCGATCTGGCTGATTATTTTGCAAAAAGGGCAGCAGAGAGACTGGGATTTTATCCGCGCTCTCTTTCAGAATTTGATGTTAAAATTTTAAAATCCTACAGGTGGCCGGGCAATGTGAGAGAACTTGCTTCGGTGATGGAGCGGGCGGTTATACTTGGCGAAGGGAAAACCCTTAAAATAAAAGAGGCTTTAGGCGGCGGCTTTGAAGATATTTCTGAGATTAAGCCTTTGGATACAGTTATTAAAAATCATATAGAGAAAGTTCTGCGGCACTGCAAAGGAAAGGTAGAGGGTAGAAATGGAGCCGCTCATCTTTTACAGATTAATCCCAATACGCTGCGTGGAAAGATGAAAAAGTTGAATATCGATCCCAATGAATTCAGGGAGGAAAATAAATGA